In the Malaclemys terrapin pileata isolate rMalTer1 chromosome 12, rMalTer1.hap1, whole genome shotgun sequence genome, one interval contains:
- the EMC4 gene encoding ER membrane protein complex subunit 4: MGTPLVASRGRRFKWAIELGGPGSGGRGRSDRGSGQGESLYPVGYSDKQVPDTSVQETDRILVEKRCWDVALGPLKQIPMNLFIMYMAGNTISIFPTMMVCMMAWRPLQALMAISATFKLLESSSQKFLQGLVYLIGNLLGLALAVYKCQSMGLLPTHASDWLAFIEPPERMEYTGGGLLL, from the exons ATGGGGACCCCCTTGGTGGCCAGTCGGGGCCGGCGCTTCAAGTGGGCCATCGAGCTGGGCGGCCCGGGCAGCGGGGGCAG gggccgcagcgacCGGGGCAGTGGCCAAGGCGAATCCCTCTATCCCGTGGGCTACTCAGACAAGCAGGTCCCTGACACCAGCGTCCAGGAGACTGACCGTATCCTGGTGGAGAAG cgGTGCTGGGATGTGGCGCTGGGGCCACTGAAGCAGATCCCCATGAACCTCTTCATCATGTACATGGCTGGGAACACCATCTCCATCTTCCCCACAATGATGGTGTGCATGATGGCTtggcgccccctgcaggcccTCATGGCCATCTCTGCTA ccttcaaGCTGCTGGAGAGCTCCAGCCAGAAGTTCCTGCAGGGGCTCGTGTATCTGATCGGGAACCTGCTGGGGCTGGCGCTGGCTGTCTACAAGTGCCAGTCCATGGGGCTGCTGCCCACCCATGCCTCCGACTGGCTGGCCTTCATCGAACCCCCTGAG CGGATGGAGTACACCGGCGGGGGGCTGCTGCTGTGA